One genomic segment of Criblamydia sequanensis CRIB-18 includes these proteins:
- a CDS encoding TolC family protein: MNFKNCFYNLCAAVCFFQVLPLYSNGVLTWDEAVSEMLSNSPRVRKESSAVCRMRSLKTQSSYIPNPIFAYSVENVFGSHHWAGWDSAESRYELEQAFELGGKRNLRMAIAHSLYLAEKADLESLTLALLNELHDLFVQNKAAEEKFSLSLEIEALAIEYSQAINEKIAHGKGSCIEKNKAEMALTHARIKKEKALLNLKRIRDKLSRTIGVCLDSFDSVDYPFYDLFPFSTYCDYASKIDYHPEIAAANLRFLAAWQQIKLEKAFAVPDLTLLVGYKTNRECNDKGMILGAAFPIPIFNQNQGNISRARCEYSEADAFREDLKLFLEKRLADHLYEGESALNEALCIQESLLKEASESYECTVAGFQNGKFDGLQVLDAKSIYLEIKEKYLDALLEYHLKVGDIEYLTSKEECLP, encoded by the coding sequence ATGAATTTTAAAAATTGTTTTTACAATTTATGCGCGGCTGTTTGTTTCTTTCAAGTATTGCCTCTCTACTCTAATGGCGTATTAACTTGGGATGAGGCTGTTTCCGAGATGCTTTCTAATTCCCCAAGGGTTAGAAAAGAAAGCAGCGCCGTTTGCCGAATGAGAAGTTTAAAGACGCAAAGCAGCTACATCCCAAACCCTATTTTTGCCTATAGCGTTGAAAATGTTTTTGGATCGCACCACTGGGCCGGATGGGACTCTGCTGAGTCTCGCTATGAGCTTGAGCAAGCCTTTGAACTTGGCGGTAAAAGAAATTTAAGAATGGCGATCGCGCATTCTCTTTACCTTGCTGAAAAAGCCGATCTGGAGTCATTAACTTTAGCTCTTTTAAACGAGCTGCATGACCTTTTTGTGCAAAACAAAGCCGCTGAGGAGAAATTTTCTTTAAGTTTAGAAATAGAAGCGCTTGCAATTGAGTATAGCCAAGCTATCAATGAAAAGATCGCTCATGGCAAAGGGTCTTGTATAGAAAAAAATAAAGCTGAGATGGCTTTAACTCACGCTCGAATTAAAAAAGAAAAAGCCCTTTTAAACCTTAAAAGAATCCGTGATAAACTTTCTCGAACAATCGGGGTTTGTTTGGATTCTTTTGATTCTGTCGATTATCCTTTCTATGACCTGTTTCCATTTTCAACCTACTGCGACTACGCTTCAAAAATCGATTACCACCCCGAAATTGCAGCCGCAAACTTACGCTTTTTAGCAGCTTGGCAGCAAATCAAGCTTGAAAAAGCTTTTGCGGTTCCCGACTTGACTTTGCTTGTCGGCTATAAAACTAACCGGGAATGCAATGACAAGGGAATGATTTTGGGGGCCGCTTTTCCAATCCCTATTTTCAACCAAAACCAAGGCAATATTTCAAGGGCTAGGTGCGAGTATAGTGAAGCCGACGCTTTTCGAGAGGATCTAAAGCTCTTTTTAGAAAAAAGACTCGCTGATCATCTCTATGAAGGAGAAAGTGCATTGAATGAGGCGCTTTGCATACAGGAAAGCCTTTTAAAAGAAGCTTCTGAATCATATGAGTGCACTGTGGCCGGTTTTCAAAACGGGAAATTTGACGGTTTGCAAGTACTTGATGCTAAAAGCATTTATTTGGAAATTAAAGAAAAATACCTTGACGCCCTCTTGGAGTACCATCTTAAAGTTGGCGATATCGAATATTTAACCAGTAAGGAAGAGTGTCTCC